The Anabaena sp. WA102 genome contains a region encoding:
- a CDS encoding XisI protein, producing the protein MDKLEQYRHAIKKILTEYYEMSNPQNVENGKMEASERLAFDENRDQYIWFRFGWDDKKQIQHIIIYLCIKNGKVWVEEDATNLCVVDDLLSTGIPQSDIILGFQHPSKRSLTEFATA; encoded by the coding sequence ATGGATAAACTAGAACAATATCGTCATGCTATCAAAAAGATATTGACAGAATATTACGAAATGAGTAATCCTCAAAATGTTGAAAATGGCAAAATGGAGGCTAGTGAACGTTTAGCTTTTGATGAAAACAGAGATCAATATATTTGGTTTCGATTTGGCTGGGATGACAAAAAACAAATACAGCATATTATCATCTATCTTTGCATCAAAAACGGTAAAGTTTGGGTAGAAGAAGATGCAACTAATTTATGTGTTGTTGATGATTTGCTATCAACAGGAATACCTCAAAGCGATATTATTTTAGGTTTCCAGCATCCCAGTAAACGCAGTTTAACAGAATTTGCTACTGCTTGA
- a CDS encoding XisH family protein — MPAKDIYHNEVKTALIKDGWTITDDPYFIKYEDAELYADLAAEKPIAAERQGQKIVVEIKSFVGKSQMYDFHNALGQYIVYRKLIQLTAPEYKLYLAIDDVVYEKFFQRKSVQAVIQENQLLLIVVNTEKEEIEQWIN, encoded by the coding sequence ATGCCAGCAAAAGATATATACCATAATGAAGTCAAAACGGCTTTAATAAAAGACGGTTGGACTATCACAGATGACCCTTACTTTATTAAATATGAAGATGCTGAACTTTACGCAGACCTAGCAGCAGAAAAACCTATAGCAGCAGAACGTCAGGGACAGAAAATTGTGGTAGAAATCAAGAGTTTTGTGGGTAAGTCGCAGATGTATGATTTTCATAATGCCTTGGGACAATACATAGTTTATCGGAAACTTATTCAACTTACTGCACCAGAATATAAACTTTATTTAGCTATTGATGATGTTGTGTATGAAAAGTTTTTTCAACGTAAGTCTGTACAAGCAGTCATCCAAGAAAATCAACTTTTATTAATAGTTGTGAATACAGAAAAGGAGGAAATTGAACAATGGATAAACTAG
- a CDS encoding AAA-like domain-containing protein — MENLTSVNYEYQVSGSLPASAPTYVTRKADNELYQAIKKGEFCYVLNSRQMGKSSLRVQTMKRLKEVDGFACAAIDLTNIGSANITPLQWYAGIINELINTFELNEKCDIDSWWDKYDQESLSAVNFFGNFLRDLLLKYVESNIVIFIDEIDSTISLQFNVDDFFALIRSFYNRRVDNVEYNRLSFVLLGVATPSDLIQDKNRTPFNIGYGVELTGFTFAESQALAKGLSVKTNQPEKLLELILNWTGGQPFLTQKVCILVLNSSDLSEGNEEEWLDNLIRTNIIENWQVKDEPEHLRTIERRILIDEQIAGELLDIYQNIYQQGEIVSQNTGEEGKLQLSGLVVKINNYLQIYNPIYREVFNQQWIDNQLADLRPYSESLNDWVKSDYSHKHLLKGKVLKEATVWAKDKRLSSLDKRYLDDSQKLEYKRNIKNIFVVFASVATGVVVGLIGAFSWYQYKYAFCPIGERIEGSDKCVRNIKTSGEQSKIFIDDINFHLDKGSEYFKKGDYENAEKFFYLAKEANRNDPIPQIYLNNTKARLASQAGKGKPLKLAVVTGIDFYGYTSKEIFMGVADAQDEFNKSGGKNGRLLEIVIANDGNQPEISKKVAEKLVNESDILGIIGHHASESSEVAIPIYRRKGLAIVSPTSSSSKLKDDVFFRVIQTTTEAAKLYAKYIKNTLHSDSIAIFYDQKSVYSQSLQEDFIKAFQDLGGKVDINNTSVFDREQTSPPDIDAEIDNIISYQIKTVFLIPGVKTNSIVRAFARANQEKTKKLNIENLNLIFAMSVFEQPTLDIGGDALEGASLATPCVNKTSLYMKGAIKRWQQKNIYWRTMTGYDATQAFIGAINKSSNEPTRSEILKNLKTLTLPVEKTSGYGLNWSKENGYLYQSNINSSYCMYKIENGQFKEVLVK; from the coding sequence ATGGAAAACTTAACCTCAGTGAACTATGAATATCAAGTAAGTGGTTCGCTCCCAGCTTCTGCTCCTACTTATGTTACCAGAAAAGCCGATAATGAACTATATCAAGCGATAAAAAAGGGAGAATTTTGTTATGTTTTAAACTCCCGACAAATGGGTAAATCTTCTTTAAGAGTTCAAACAATGAAACGACTTAAAGAAGTAGATGGATTTGCTTGTGCTGCTATTGATTTAACTAATATTGGTTCAGCCAATATTACCCCTTTACAATGGTATGCAGGAATTATTAATGAATTAATTAATACTTTTGAATTAAATGAAAAATGTGATATAGATAGTTGGTGGGATAAATATGACCAAGAATCTTTATCTGCGGTGAATTTTTTTGGTAATTTTCTCCGAGATCTTCTTTTAAAATATGTTGAATCAAATATTGTTATTTTTATAGATGAAATTGATAGTACCATCAGTTTACAGTTTAATGTTGATGATTTTTTCGCTTTAATTCGCTCTTTTTATAATCGTCGAGTTGATAATGTTGAATATAATCGTCTGAGTTTTGTATTATTAGGTGTAGCGACTCCCAGCGATTTAATTCAAGATAAAAATCGTACTCCCTTTAATATTGGTTATGGAGTAGAATTAACAGGTTTTACCTTTGCAGAATCTCAAGCATTAGCAAAGGGATTAAGTGTTAAAACCAATCAACCGGAAAAGTTATTAGAATTAATTTTAAATTGGACTGGAGGACAACCTTTTTTAACTCAAAAAGTCTGTATTTTAGTTTTAAATTCTTCTGATTTATCTGAAGGAAATGAAGAAGAATGGTTAGATAATTTAATTAGAACTAATATTATTGAAAATTGGCAAGTAAAAGATGAACCGGAACATTTACGGACCATTGAAAGACGGATTTTAATTGATGAACAAATAGCAGGTGAATTATTAGATATTTATCAAAATATTTATCAACAGGGAGAAATAGTTAGTCAGAATACTGGAGAGGAAGGAAAGTTACAGTTATCGGGTTTAGTGGTGAAAATAAATAATTATTTACAGATTTATAATCCCATTTATCGAGAGGTTTTTAATCAACAATGGATTGATAATCAATTAGCTGATTTACGTCCCTATTCTGAGTCTTTGAATGATTGGGTAAAATCAGATTATTCACATAAGCACCTGTTAAAAGGTAAGGTGTTAAAAGAAGCTACAGTTTGGGCAAAAGATAAAAGATTAAGCTCTTTAGATAAACGGTATTTAGATGATTCTCAAAAATTAGAATATAAAAGAAATATTAAGAATATATTTGTGGTTTTCGCAAGTGTTGCTACAGGGGTGGTAGTTGGACTTATCGGTGCATTTAGTTGGTATCAGTATAAATATGCTTTTTGTCCTATTGGAGAAAGAATAGAAGGGAGTGATAAATGTGTTAGAAATATTAAAACTAGTGGTGAACAATCGAAAATATTTATTGATGATATAAATTTTCATCTGGATAAGGGAAGCGAATATTTTAAAAAAGGAGATTATGAAAATGCAGAGAAATTTTTTTATTTAGCTAAAGAGGCTAATCGTAATGACCCAATTCCCCAAATATATTTGAATAATACTAAAGCCAGGTTAGCAAGTCAAGCAGGGAAAGGAAAACCTTTAAAACTGGCAGTTGTAACTGGAATTGATTTTTACGGATATACGTCCAAAGAAATTTTTATGGGTGTAGCTGATGCTCAAGATGAATTTAATAAAAGTGGAGGAAAAAATGGCAGATTGCTAGAGATAGTTATTGCGAATGATGGTAATCAACCAGAAATATCAAAAAAAGTAGCAGAAAAGTTAGTTAATGAGTCAGATATTTTAGGAATTATTGGACATCATGCAAGTGAGAGTAGTGAGGTAGCAATACCTATTTACAGACGAAAAGGATTAGCAATAGTATCTCCTACAAGTTCTAGCAGCAAATTGAAGGACGATGTATTTTTTCGAGTTATTCAAACTACAACAGAAGCAGCCAAACTTTATGCAAAGTATATCAAAAATACTTTACATTCAGATAGTATAGCAATTTTTTACGATCAGAAAAGTGTTTATAGTCAAAGTTTGCAAGAAGATTTTATAAAAGCTTTTCAGGATTTAGGAGGAAAAGTTGATATTAATAATACTTCTGTTTTTGATCGGGAACAAACAAGTCCACCAGATATTGATGCAGAAATTGATAATATCATCTCATACCAAATAAAAACAGTTTTTTTAATACCTGGTGTAAAAACAAATTCAATAGTAAGAGCTTTTGCAAGAGCGAATCAGGAAAAAACAAAAAAACTGAACATAGAAAACCTGAACCTAATATTCGCTATGTCTGTTTTTGAACAGCCAACTTTAGATATAGGAGGTGATGCTCTTGAGGGTGCAAGTTTGGCCACACCTTGTGTAAACAAAACATCTTTATATATGAAAGGTGCAATAAAAAGATGGCAACAAAAAAATATTTATTGGCGTACCATGACTGGATATGATGCAACCCAAGCATTCATTGGAGCTATTAATAAATCATCGAATGAACCGACAAGATCAGAAATTCTCAAGAATTTGAAAACTCTGACACTCCCTGTTGAAAAAACCTCTGGCTATGGATTAAATTGGTCAAAGGAAAATGGCTATTTGTATCAATCTAATATTAATAGTTCATATTGTATGTATAAGATTGAAAATGGTCAATTTAAAGAAGTTTTGGTTAAGTAG
- a CDS encoding type II toxin-antitoxin system HicB family antitoxin — protein MTKIFTAYIEYDADTKLYVGIIPAIRGVHTQGATLDELQQNLKEVLELCLEESQEDLSQLPQFIGIQQIKWKT, from the coding sequence ATGACTAAAATTTTCACCGCTTATATTGAATATGATGCCGATACCAAATTATATGTAGGAATTATTCCCGCTATTCGAGGAGTTCATACTCAAGGAGCGACTTTAGACGAATTACAACAGAATTTAAAAGAAGTCTTAGAATTATGTTTAGAAGAATCTCAAGAAGATTTAAGTCAATTACCTCAATTTATCGGTATTCAACAAATTAAATGGAAAACTTAA
- a CDS encoding AAA-like domain-containing protein produces the protein MKKILILTANPTNTKPLRVSEEVREIKSAWERSQNREQFEISIGEAVRPQEFRRTLLDHKPDIVHFSGHGGGEQGLALMADNGEAFLVKVAPLAKLFKALQEIFFIDCVFLNACYSDVQAEGIYPYVNYVVGMNQKIGDQAAKQFAIGFYDTLFAGQSIKSAFDLGCNAIEMENIPEHLTPVLRTKDATTKKAIIQGVSESKSEPIQPRDINIPFENLDGQVPLNSPFYVERPPIEVNCYTAIVKPGALIRIKAPRQMGKTSLMSRILGQGEKQGYQTGFINLWSRELFKNLDSFLESFCANISLELGIEEKIDQYWKPQRYSSQTNCTNYFQSYLLKELKQPVILGLDEVDRIFQYSEIADEFFTMLRSWHEKGKNNETWQKLRLVISHSQEVYISLDVNKSPFNVGLPIDLNKFSLAQVQDLVKRHGLQWSDTEINQLMGMIDGHPYLVRTALYHIATNDLTLKQFLAIAPTEEGLYEDHLYRHLLILEENKQLKSAMLKLVNSDDAVTLEPIYAFKLKSMGLAESKGNKVIPLCNLYRLYFSDRLQD, from the coding sequence ATGAAAAAAATTCTTATTTTAACCGCTAACCCCACCAACACAAAACCGTTGCGTGTAAGTGAAGAAGTCAGGGAAATCAAAAGTGCTTGGGAGCGTTCCCAAAACCGTGAACAATTTGAAATTAGTATAGGAGAAGCAGTCCGTCCTCAAGAATTTCGTCGTACCCTATTAGATCATAAGCCAGATATTGTGCATTTCTCAGGACATGGTGGAGGAGAACAGGGTTTAGCTTTAATGGCAGATAATGGAGAAGCCTTTTTAGTTAAAGTTGCTCCTTTAGCCAAATTGTTTAAAGCATTACAAGAAATATTTTTTATTGATTGTGTTTTTCTCAATGCTTGTTATTCAGATGTACAAGCAGAAGGTATTTATCCTTATGTTAATTATGTCGTCGGGATGAATCAAAAAATTGGTGATCAAGCCGCTAAACAATTTGCTATTGGTTTCTACGATACTTTATTTGCAGGACAATCAATTAAAAGTGCTTTTGATTTAGGATGTAATGCGATTGAAATGGAAAATATTCCAGAGCATTTAACTCCAGTTTTGAGGACAAAAGATGCAACGACTAAAAAAGCTATTATTCAGGGTGTATCTGAGTCGAAATCTGAACCTATTCAACCAAGAGATATTAATATTCCTTTTGAAAATTTAGATGGTCAAGTTCCTCTAAATTCCCCTTTCTATGTTGAACGTCCTCCCATTGAAGTTAACTGTTATACTGCTATTGTAAAACCTGGGGCATTAATTAGGATTAAAGCACCTCGACAAATGGGGAAAACTTCATTAATGAGTAGGATTTTAGGTCAAGGAGAAAAGCAAGGTTATCAAACAGGATTTATTAATTTATGGAGTCGAGAATTATTTAAAAATCTGGATAGTTTTCTAGAGTCTTTTTGTGCCAATATCAGTTTAGAATTAGGGATTGAAGAAAAGATAGATCAATATTGGAAACCTCAACGTTATAGCAGTCAAACTAATTGTACAAATTACTTCCAATCCTATCTTTTGAAAGAATTGAAACAGCCTGTAATTCTAGGATTAGATGAGGTAGATAGAATCTTTCAATATAGTGAAATTGCTGATGAATTTTTCACTATGTTACGTTCATGGCATGAAAAAGGCAAAAATAATGAAACTTGGCAAAAACTGAGATTAGTTATTTCCCATTCTCAAGAAGTTTATATTTCTTTGGATGTGAATAAATCTCCTTTTAATGTGGGTTTACCAATTGATTTAAATAAGTTTAGTTTAGCACAGGTTCAGGATTTAGTTAAACGACATGGATTGCAATGGTCAGATACAGAAATTAATCAATTAATGGGGATGATTGACGGTCATCCTTATTTGGTGAGAACAGCATTATATCATATTGCTACTAACGACTTAACTTTAAAGCAATTTTTAGCAATTGCTCCCACTGAAGAAGGATTATATGAAGACCATTTATATCGTCATCTTTTGATTTTAGAAGAAAATAAACAACTAAAATCAGCTATGTTAAAATTGGTTAATAGTGATGATGCTGTTACCTTAGAACCAATTTATGCTTTTAAATTAAAAAGCATGGGATTGGCAGAATCAAAAGGTAATAAGGTAATTCCCCTGTGTAATTTATATCGGCTTTATTTTAGCGATCGCTTGCAAGATTAA
- the metK gene encoding methionine adenosyltransferase — translation MSRRYLFTSESVTEGHPDKICDQISDTIIDALLAEDPNSRVAAEVVVNTGLVLITGEITTKAHVNYVNLARKKIAEIGYTDAGNGFSADSASVLIALDEQSADIAQGVNTAKEARTEDSEELFDKIGAGDQGIMFGFACNETPELMPLPISLAHRIARRLAGVRKAGILPYLRPDGKTQVTIVYEDGKPVGIDTILISTQHTATIGDITDDAGVQAKIKADLWTEVVEPIFGDIAIKPSEETKFLVNPTGKFVIGGPQGDSGLTGRKIIVDTYGGYSRHGGGAFSGKDPTKVDRSAAYAARYAAKNIVAAGLAEKCEVQLSYAIGVARPVSIFVDTFGTGKVDDEILLNLVKENFELRPAGIIHVFNLRNLPSERGGRFYQDVAAYGHLGRTDLDLPWEHTDKVDVLKKAAFA, via the coding sequence TTGTCTCGACGCTATTTATTTACTTCCGAGTCAGTTACAGAAGGTCATCCAGATAAAATTTGTGATCAAATCTCGGATACCATCATTGACGCGCTATTAGCAGAAGACCCTAATAGCCGTGTAGCAGCAGAAGTTGTAGTTAATACTGGTTTGGTGCTAATTACTGGAGAAATTACCACTAAAGCTCATGTCAATTACGTCAATCTTGCCCGTAAAAAAATTGCGGAAATTGGCTATACTGACGCTGGTAACGGCTTTTCTGCGGATAGCGCTAGTGTTCTAATTGCCTTGGATGAACAATCAGCGGATATTGCTCAAGGTGTAAATACTGCTAAAGAAGCCAGAACCGAGGATAGTGAAGAACTATTCGATAAAATCGGCGCTGGTGATCAAGGGATCATGTTTGGTTTTGCTTGTAACGAAACCCCAGAACTGATGCCTTTACCCATCAGTTTAGCACACCGCATTGCCCGAAGATTGGCAGGAGTTCGCAAAGCTGGTATTCTCCCTTATCTGCGTCCTGATGGTAAAACCCAAGTTACCATTGTTTATGAAGATGGCAAACCTGTAGGCATTGACACCATCTTAATTTCTACCCAACATACAGCTACCATTGGGGATATTACCGATGATGCTGGGGTACAGGCTAAGATTAAGGCTGACCTGTGGACAGAAGTAGTAGAACCTATATTTGGTGATATTGCTATCAAACCAAGTGAGGAAACCAAGTTTTTAGTTAACCCCACTGGTAAGTTTGTCATTGGTGGACCCCAAGGAGATTCCGGTTTAACAGGACGGAAAATCATTGTTGATACCTACGGTGGTTATTCTCGACATGGTGGTGGTGCATTCTCCGGTAAAGACCCCACGAAAGTAGATCGTTCTGCGGCTTATGCGGCTCGTTATGCAGCAAAAAATATTGTTGCGGCTGGGTTAGCAGAAAAATGTGAAGTGCAGCTAAGTTACGCCATTGGTGTAGCGCGTCCTGTCAGTATCTTTGTTGATACTTTCGGTACAGGTAAAGTGGATGATGAAATTCTGTTGAACTTAGTCAAAGAAAACTTTGAACTCCGGCCAGCGGGAATTATCCATGTGTTCAATTTACGTAACTTACCAAGTGAAAGAGGCGGACGTTTTTATCAGGACGTTGCAGCTTATGGTCATTTAGGAAGAACGGATTTGGATTTACCCTGGGAACACACTGATAAGGTAGACGTTTTAAAGAAAGCGGCGTTTGCTTAA
- a CDS encoding pentapeptide repeat-containing protein yields MKLQLLAVMALITPLFLASSVQAGSQKDLQKLLSTRECVQCNLSGLNLSGTHLIGADLRGANLQGANLTNANLEGADLTGANLAGANLTSAFVTNVNLKKANLNGANLTRATINDSNVYQASMDNLNITDAGIYNTGIGIGGEDGANFPDWD; encoded by the coding sequence ATGAAACTTCAACTATTAGCCGTTATGGCCTTGATAACTCCCCTGTTTCTAGCTAGTTCAGTTCAAGCTGGCAGCCAAAAAGATTTACAGAAACTTTTGTCAACTAGAGAATGTGTCCAATGTAACCTATCAGGACTCAACCTCAGTGGTACTCATTTAATTGGTGCAGACTTACGAGGCGCAAATCTTCAGGGTGCTAACCTTACAAATGCTAACTTAGAAGGTGCTGACTTGACCGGAGCAAACTTAGCAGGTGCTAACTTAACATCAGCCTTTGTTACCAACGTCAATTTGAAAAAAGCTAACTTAAACGGCGCAAATCTTACCCGCGCCACAATTAATGATTCCAACGTCTATCAAGCATCAATGGACAATCTTAACATTACCGATGCTGGCATATATAACACAGGGATTGGTATTGGTGGCGAAGATGGAGCTAACTTTCCTGACTGGGATTAA
- a CDS encoding adenosine deaminase: MALYAELHRHLGGSVVPRVLWRYFQRHNTELISRFGEYAEFEDFYTRPRNTLDEYLELHTLVESVQTVETLPYFIYRLLRGAYIFENLAYLELRYTPYLRTPEHLSQEERIDKMAEIVDVVGKSSHVPEYPIVTSQILCMHSRLSFEVNKAIIDLAAQNREYVCAIDVAGGDRYYDERMEEWISLYNYAHSLGINTTGHLYETKDGCYPELLPYLMRIGHGIQVPLLYPELLPEIARRGQCLEVCPTTYLKTGTLQDIRQLKLVFDRCFEAGVDIAICTDNAGLHNVRLPFEYENLLTYDIINFQQLQACQEAAFRHAFAWPHSQRPASLLTGLLR; this comes from the coding sequence ATGGCTTTATATGCAGAATTACATCGGCATTTAGGTGGTTCCGTTGTCCCTCGTGTCCTATGGCGATATTTCCAGCGTCATAATACTGAGTTGATTTCTCGCTTTGGTGAATATGCAGAGTTTGAAGATTTTTATACTCGTCCTCGTAATACTTTGGATGAATATCTAGAATTGCATACCCTTGTGGAAAGTGTGCAAACGGTGGAGACTTTACCTTACTTTATTTACCGCTTATTACGCGGTGCTTATATTTTTGAGAATTTGGCTTATTTGGAATTACGCTATACTCCCTATTTACGAACTCCTGAACATTTGAGTCAAGAGGAAAGAATTGATAAGATGGCGGAGATTGTAGATGTTGTGGGTAAATCTAGTCATGTACCCGAATATCCCATTGTTACTAGTCAAATTCTTTGTATGCACTCCCGTTTATCTTTTGAGGTAAATAAGGCAATTATTGATTTGGCGGCGCAAAATAGAGAATATGTTTGTGCGATAGATGTGGCTGGTGGCGATCGCTATTATGATGAACGCATGGAAGAATGGATTAGTTTATATAATTATGCCCATTCACTGGGTATTAACACCACAGGGCATCTTTATGAAACTAAGGATGGTTGTTATCCAGAATTGTTACCCTATTTAATGCGAATTGGTCACGGAATCCAAGTTCCGCTTTTGTATCCTGAATTGCTGCCAGAAATTGCCAGAAGAGGACAATGTTTAGAGGTTTGTCCAACAACTTATTTAAAAACAGGGACTTTACAGGATATTCGGCAACTCAAGTTGGTTTTTGACCGATGTTTTGAAGCTGGGGTGGATATCGCTATTTGTACGGATAATGCGGGTTTACATAATGTGCGTCTTCCCTTTGAATATGAAAATCTTTTGACTTACGACATTATCAATTTTCAACAGTTACAAGCTTGTCAAGAGGCAGCTTTCCGTCATGCTTTCGCTTGGCCTCATAGTCAACGTCCAGCATCTTTGTTAACTGGGTTGTTGAGGTAG
- a CDS encoding rhodanese-like domain-containing protein has protein sequence MSINLVADVNDLKNSLLWGQPAFTIIDVRDRSTYNHSRITGAISIPLNDLESRAQISLYRERQIYVYGENDSQSAQAVRTLQFLGFTTVAELGGGLSAWKSINGATEGVEG, from the coding sequence ATGAGTATTAATTTAGTTGCTGATGTTAACGACTTAAAGAACAGTCTTCTATGGGGTCAACCTGCTTTTACAATTATTGATGTGCGCGATCGCTCAACATACAATCATAGCCGCATCACAGGAGCGATTTCTATCCCCCTCAATGACTTAGAATCTCGCGCCCAAATATCCCTCTACAGAGAACGCCAAATCTATGTTTATGGCGAAAATGACAGCCAATCAGCCCAAGCTGTGAGAACCTTACAATTCCTCGGTTTTACCACAGTAGCTGAACTGGGCGGTGGCTTATCAGCCTGGAAATCTATCAACGGTGCTACAGAAGGGGTAGAGGGTTAA
- the mutL gene encoding DNA mismatch repair endonuclease MutL: MASTIQALPTEVVYLITAGEVIDSWVAVVRELVENSLDAGATRIVVSLWPQMWRVRVADNGCGMNLDDLQQAATAHSTSKIHSSADLWKISSLGFRGEALHSLTTLADLEVLSRPLGGSEGWRVAYNNEGEVSQVEVVAIAPGTVVTVNNLFANYEARRQGLPATNQQLKAVQNVIQQIALCHPHVNYQIWQNDKEWFTICPAPTVGKLIPQILPQVRQGDLHEVNLQIPNLENSSLHLVIGLPDRCHRHRPDWVKVAINGRMIKTPELEQTIFSAFHKILPRDRYPVCFLHLTISPEQINWNRNPAKTEIYLNELTFWQEQITEAIHKSLRISETNIKESIHTTRVSNLLKVAESKGEYNFNSQKSQSSENQTYLKAIAQLSNTYIVAEHSGGMWLVEQHIAHERVLYEQLCDSWQLVAVETPIIIYQLSQAQVSQLQRIGLDIEPFGDNLWAVRNIPIMLKQREDCAEAILELSWGGDLQTAQVAVACRSAIRNGTKMSLPEMQTLLDNWERTRNPRTCPHGRPIYLSLEESALARFFRRNWVIGKSHGI, from the coding sequence ATGGCATCTACAATTCAAGCTTTACCAACAGAGGTTGTATATCTAATTACGGCAGGAGAAGTAATTGACTCTTGGGTAGCTGTTGTCAGGGAGTTGGTGGAAAATTCCCTAGATGCTGGAGCAACACGCATTGTCGTTTCTTTATGGCCGCAAATGTGGCGAGTTCGTGTGGCTGATAATGGTTGTGGCATGAATTTGGATGATTTACAACAAGCCGCAACTGCCCACAGTACCAGTAAGATTCATTCTAGTGCAGATTTATGGAAAATCAGCAGTTTGGGATTTCGTGGTGAGGCGCTACATAGTTTAACGACTTTGGCAGATTTAGAAGTTTTAAGTCGTCCTTTGGGGGGAAGTGAAGGTTGGCGAGTTGCTTATAATAATGAAGGAGAAGTATCACAAGTAGAAGTGGTAGCGATCGCACCGGGTACAGTAGTAACAGTTAATAATTTATTTGCTAATTATGAAGCTCGTCGTCAGGGTTTACCGGCGACAAATCAGCAATTAAAGGCTGTACAAAATGTCATTCAACAGATAGCTTTGTGTCATCCTCATGTTAATTATCAAATTTGGCAAAATGACAAAGAATGGTTTACGATTTGTCCCGCACCAACTGTGGGAAAACTAATTCCCCAAATTCTCCCCCAGGTGCGACAAGGTGATTTACATGAGGTGAATTTACAAATACCAAATCTGGAAAATTCGTCTTTGCATTTGGTGATAGGATTACCCGATAGATGCCATCGTCATCGTCCTGATTGGGTAAAAGTGGCAATTAATGGCAGAATGATTAAAACGCCAGAACTAGAACAGACAATATTTTCAGCCTTTCATAAGATATTACCACGCGATCGCTATCCCGTTTGTTTTCTACACTTAACTATTTCCCCAGAACAAATTAACTGGAATCGTAACCCAGCCAAAACAGAAATTTATCTCAATGAACTAACTTTTTGGCAAGAACAAATTACTGAAGCTATTCACAAATCTCTGCGGATTTCGGAAACCAATATAAAAGAATCCATTCACACAACCAGAGTTAGTAATTTATTGAAAGTCGCAGAATCAAAAGGTGAATATAACTTCAACTCTCAAAAATCCCAAAGTAGTGAAAATCAAACCTATTTAAAAGCCATTGCCCAACTGAGTAATACTTATATTGTTGCTGAACATTCTGGAGGAATGTGGTTAGTAGAACAACATATAGCCCATGAACGAGTATTATATGAACAATTATGTGATAGTTGGCAATTAGTAGCTGTAGAAACCCCAATTATTATTTATCAATTATCACAAGCCCAGGTTTCCCAATTACAACGCATTGGTTTAGATATAGAACCATTTGGTGATAACCTTTGGGCAGTGCGTAACATTCCTATCATGTTAAAACAACGAGAAGATTGTGCAGAAGCAATTTTAGAATTAAGTTGGGGAGGGGATTTACAAACTGCTCAAGTTGCTGTTGCTTGTCGGAGTGCAATTCGCAATGGCACAAAAATGAGTTTACCAGAAATGCAGACCTTATTAGATAATTGGGAACGTACCCGCAACCCGCGCACCTGTCCTCATGGTAGACCGATTTATTTATCTTTGGAAGAATCAGCACTAGCACGGTTTTTCCGACGTAATTGGGTAATTGGCAAAAGTCATGGAATTTGA